The Ancylobacter sp. WKF20 genome contains a region encoding:
- a CDS encoding SGNH/GDSL hydrolase family protein, with protein MSAHAGTEPVCAAPSELTRAGFSLPRLARSLAQKTPTTILVLNSSTAKKPVSTAAEKDAMPRGFPGTIEELMRARYPDGGVVVTTRNQPRATAETILATLPEVLAETKPALMIWQTGTYDAILAADTSSFSDAVLQGIETAHEAGTDVIVVSPQYSPRTAFAFDVAPYTSALRWTTRAGRVPFFDRYDVMRFWETEGIFDFDSARPSPSLFEDVHRCIGRLLVGMIVDGVDSRTLGSR; from the coding sequence ATGAGCGCCCATGCGGGGACCGAACCCGTCTGCGCCGCGCCGTCCGAACTCACCCGTGCCGGCTTCTCGCTGCCGCGCCTCGCCCGCTCGCTGGCGCAGAAGACGCCGACCACCATCCTCGTGCTCAACTCCTCCACGGCGAAGAAGCCGGTGAGCACCGCCGCCGAGAAGGACGCCATGCCGCGCGGCTTTCCGGGCACGATCGAGGAGCTGATGCGGGCGCGCTATCCCGATGGCGGCGTGGTGGTCACCACCCGCAACCAGCCGCGCGCCACCGCCGAGACCATCCTCGCCACGCTGCCGGAGGTGCTGGCGGAAACAAAGCCCGCGCTGATGATCTGGCAGACCGGCACCTATGACGCCATCCTCGCCGCCGACACCTCGTCCTTCTCCGACGCGGTGTTGCAGGGCATCGAGACCGCGCATGAGGCGGGCACCGACGTGATCGTCGTCTCCCCGCAATACAGCCCGCGCACCGCCTTCGCCTTCGACGTCGCGCCCTATACCAGCGCCCTCAGATGGACCACCCGCGCCGGCCGCGTGCCGTTCTTCGACCGCTATGACGTGATGCGCTTCTGGGAGACCGAGGGCATCTTCGACTTCGACAGCGCCCGCCCCTCCCCCTCCTTGTTCGAGGATGTCCACCGCTGCATCGGCCGGCTGCTTGTCGGCATGATCGTCGATGGCGTCGACAGCCGCACTTTGGGTTCACGCTAG